A genome region from Halorussus pelagicus includes the following:
- a CDS encoding AbrB/MazE/SpoVT family DNA-binding domain-containing protein, translated as MIQVTIPKDVADELGIEGGDEVLWTGEEGSDSAEIHSPN; from the coding sequence GTGATTCAGGTAACGATTCCGAAGGACGTAGCCGACGAACTCGGAATCGAAGGCGGCGATGAAGTGCTTTGGACCGGCGAGGAGGGCTCAGATAGCGCGGAGATTCACTCTCCAAATTGA
- a CDS encoding DNA adenine methylase, whose translation MTTLQTPFPYVGGKSRLADWICAHLSDHQRYVEVFGGAASVLFHKTPAPEEVYNDLNTDCTHFFETVRDQPDALADWLADVDYTEERFDHWADAYFAGERADAAVKRAGRFYFLRYAQYNAAIAHRSGFRAGEKRARRWRKARSRGRLRTLADRFAGVEIRALDWRDVLAEYDDPDAVFYLDPPYLGREHYYRATEFAHDELADALADLDADWLVSYDDLPAALADREDLFVVSTDHNHHMGAYSKDDCSATERLVCNFDPGVADDDRGQTDLAAFGD comes from the coding sequence ATGACTACGCTCCAGACGCCGTTTCCCTACGTCGGCGGCAAGTCCCGACTCGCCGACTGGATCTGCGCGCACCTCTCTGACCACCAACGCTACGTCGAGGTGTTCGGCGGCGCGGCGTCGGTCCTGTTCCACAAGACTCCCGCGCCCGAGGAAGTCTACAACGACCTGAACACCGACTGTACGCACTTCTTCGAGACCGTCCGCGACCAGCCGGACGCACTCGCCGACTGGCTGGCCGACGTGGACTACACCGAGGAGCGGTTCGACCACTGGGCCGACGCCTACTTCGCTGGCGAGCGGGCCGACGCCGCGGTCAAGCGCGCCGGGCGCTTCTACTTCCTCCGGTACGCTCAGTACAACGCCGCGATAGCCCACCGGTCGGGCTTTCGAGCGGGCGAGAAGCGAGCGCGCCGCTGGCGGAAAGCGCGGTCGCGCGGCCGACTCCGGACGCTGGCCGACCGCTTCGCCGGGGTCGAAATTCGCGCGCTCGACTGGCGCGACGTGCTGGCCGAGTACGACGACCCGGACGCCGTGTTCTACCTCGACCCGCCGTACCTCGGGCGCGAACACTACTACCGCGCGACCGAGTTCGCCCACGACGAACTCGCGGACGCGCTGGCCGACCTCGACGCCGACTGGCTGGTCTCCTACGACGACCTGCCTGCGGCGCTGGCGGACCGCGAGGACCTGTTTGTCGTCTCGACCGACCACAACCACCACATGGGTGCGTACTCGAAAGACGACTGTAGCGCGACCGAGCGACTGGTCTGTAACTTCGACCCCGGCGTCGCCGACGACGACCGCGGACAGACGGACCTCGCGGCCTTCGGCGACTAA
- a CDS encoding DNA cytosine methyltransferase, with the protein MSIRAVDLFCGAGGLTYGLQKAGIDVRAGFDIESECRHPYEKNSTDAEFIESDISEDVSPEDIESYLSSDEADHTLIAGCAPCQPYSKMSNGNEKQADSHEKWGLMEDFGQLIADVEPDLVTMENVPQVQEHEPYEDFQSRLEDLGYTIWDKVVECPKYGVPQERKRLVLLASKYGHIELQDPTHDPEEATVKSEFEKYDLAELEAGESSEEDFLHTSRDLSDKNIRRIQNSEPGGTWEDWADELKLACHKKDSGRKYTASYGRMQWEEPAPTITTRFFNYGSGRFGHPEEDRAISVREGAILQTFPKDYAFVESEEDLSVQSMGRLIGNAVPVRLAKAIGESLVQHASNKGPQKRLQATD; encoded by the coding sequence ATGAGCATACGTGCTGTCGATCTATTCTGCGGGGCAGGTGGTCTTACCTACGGCCTTCAAAAGGCGGGAATCGATGTTCGCGCGGGCTTCGATATCGAATCAGAATGTAGACATCCTTATGAGAAAAACAGTACAGATGCGGAGTTCATAGAAAGCGATATTTCCGAGGATGTATCTCCCGAGGATATCGAATCGTATCTTTCATCCGATGAAGCAGATCATACTCTGATAGCTGGTTGCGCACCGTGCCAACCATACTCGAAAATGAGTAATGGAAACGAGAAGCAGGCAGATAGTCATGAGAAATGGGGACTCATGGAGGATTTCGGCCAACTGATTGCTGATGTAGAACCAGATTTAGTAACGATGGAGAACGTCCCACAGGTTCAAGAACATGAGCCTTATGAGGATTTTCAATCTCGATTAGAGGATTTGGGCTATACTATTTGGGACAAAGTGGTGGAGTGTCCTAAGTACGGAGTTCCTCAAGAGAGAAAACGGCTCGTTCTCTTAGCTTCCAAATATGGGCATATAGAACTACAAGACCCTACTCATGACCCAGAAGAAGCAACAGTGAAGTCCGAATTTGAGAAGTACGATTTAGCAGAACTTGAAGCAGGTGAATCATCGGAGGAGGATTTCCTTCATACTTCTCGTGACCTTTCAGATAAAAACATTAGGCGCATTCAGAACTCCGAGCCCGGTGGAACTTGGGAAGACTGGGCCGATGAGCTAAAACTAGCCTGTCACAAGAAGGACAGCGGTCGAAAGTATACTGCCTCGTATGGACGAATGCAGTGGGAGGAACCTGCCCCAACAATTACTACGAGGTTCTTCAATTATGGGAGTGGTAGATTTGGTCATCCTGAGGAAGATCGGGCAATTTCGGTCCGAGAGGGAGCGATACTTCAGACATTCCCGAAAGACTATGCGTTTGTTGAATCGGAAGAAGACCTCAGTGTACAATCGATGGGGAGACTAATCGGTAATGCTGTTCCAGTTCGTCTGGCAAAGGCAATCGGAGAGTCTCTGGTTCAACACGCCAGTAACAAGGGACCTCAAAAGAGACTTCAAGCGACTGATTAG
- a CDS encoding HNH endonuclease yields the protein MYSVRGATGKGIEIRYDDKGQKYLWLFAKEKGRYDDDIGTEEFRFTGEDPQGHGVGNPGEESQELNRGNKALRDAIDTPVPIFLFYRSIDADQWEYRGMVDVVSFEYKPRDGRYIYEFLLKPVEEQTETHSNFDVDDSEQPTDFRQSSRTQTTVSRIIRNTQIVKELKNRYEHTCQVCGDQRRGNDGEPYAEGHHIRPLGQPHNGKDEKSNILILCPNHHADFDYGRIKIDPETYQTHHKDESEVDGNKLTMEEGHEIESQYLRYQNQGLAQFD from the coding sequence ATGTATTCGGTCAGGGGGGCTACGGGAAAGGGAATTGAGATTAGATACGATGATAAAGGCCAGAAATACCTCTGGCTTTTTGCCAAAGAGAAAGGGAGGTACGATGACGATATTGGAACAGAAGAATTCCGTTTTACTGGGGAAGACCCACAGGGGCATGGCGTAGGAAATCCAGGTGAGGAGAGCCAAGAACTGAATAGAGGAAATAAAGCGCTCCGCGATGCCATCGATACTCCGGTACCGATTTTTCTGTTTTACCGATCAATCGATGCAGATCAATGGGAGTACCGTGGTATGGTAGACGTAGTGAGTTTCGAGTACAAACCGCGCGATGGTCGGTACATTTACGAATTCTTACTAAAACCTGTAGAAGAACAGACTGAAACCCATTCTAATTTCGACGTGGATGACTCAGAGCAACCGACCGATTTCCGTCAGTCGTCTCGAACGCAAACTACAGTAAGCCGAATTATTCGGAACACACAGATTGTGAAGGAGTTAAAAAATAGATATGAGCACACTTGCCAAGTCTGTGGTGATCAGCGGCGAGGAAATGATGGTGAGCCGTATGCAGAAGGACACCACATTCGACCGCTTGGACAGCCTCATAACGGGAAAGATGAGAAGTCAAATATTCTAATTCTCTGCCCGAACCACCATGCAGACTTCGACTACGGACGAATTAAAATTGATCCTGAGACATACCAAACTCACCACAAAGACGAGTCAGAAGTCGATGGGAACAAACTGACGATGGAGGAGGGTCACGAAATAGAGAGTCAATATCTCCGATATCAGAATCAGGGACTCGCCCAGTTTGATTAA
- a CDS encoding DEAD/DEAH box helicase family protein, with protein MSGNNNDLDPQACYQVGEGLFKRALNYASGKVKDTCWGRPETQYYVANLSPGSIDSDEESDDGPFSQARPSMIGLRWQPTPERSNYELSFSCDVYYRCLPTIDEIRERNIELSTEILSNEQFHRQFEISTTISIDSIDDVSEFASTFQSEIRSAIADKYEQECEDRIPFPESDLSDIASQVDAEGDLTERGYSRLRDAAAEESPIDQSWSVGCQIDRRTRDVKSEPTEITVKVYNTSDGDAHGWCPFLFNQRIKVEGEFQQYQFRSIPKDYRYDRTLWGKGLNATVDNSELASLDDSSSTGTLATTQIATHQTYRFEHREYPDDVSDRAASNADAAVQGRKHTAFSELNSEHTLEHLRVIRNDMQAYVDDARSSRGRRSQLVEGLNDEEISELDRVLQAFDSEIENFSRGIDILENHPETALRAFRLMNRTFHEDEEEFDSWHAFQLVFIVSNLPAIVDRMDSANIDGARHNEAEVLWFPTGGGKTEAYLGLILFNLFFDRLRGKERGVTAWIRFPLTLLGEQQMGRFLEKLIAANNLHASEGLNGERFELGYFVGGETTPNQIEKPSSGRSNDFHKTFDEDHGLLKEKCKRVEECPNCGSPVEIEFNQQNNRVKHYCTNDATGEEGCRVDELPLYVTDYEIYRKVPSVLLGTLDKIAITGTNPRFANLLGNHTTKCKKHGFGYSGKCSEKNTVGCSGPLEEVGPQFSDPIPTLHLVDEVHLLNEELGVFASHYETMYLELCKKSDGKTPKIVTSTATISDQEGVTDTPAYERLMQGLFLKDANRFPEEGPSLTESYYGEIQEDDPDERLRTFYGITPNNKTHIYAVLDIVKQYHEAIRDARQNNTDFLSTTVGDRKITAEERAEILYLYELSIIYFLRKTEKDRFKRSIRNQISREIRDDGYDDNELEISELTADVDTTGVLQELQESRNMDFEDRHDLLAATSYISHGIDVDRFNSMFFFGFPRRTFQYIQSSSRVGRDYPGFVVDMFSPIDNRDRHRYKYFEKTHEYLDRSVEETSVARWARFSLDKTFPGLFQAILLQYYRPLMHREYDVNVQSSKQLINVIHNPDQYPEFGKNSFEEVLSRAYGVDGKVSGDEQEYFKQSVTDRVEEYWQYWLDHLQEEFYTTFKHDPMRSLRDIGEEVEIRVDTDARNSFEALTGGDD; from the coding sequence ATCTACTGAAATTTTGTCGAACGAACAGTTCCACCGGCAGTTTGAAATCTCCACCACGATCTCTATCGATTCAATAGATGACGTCTCAGAGTTCGCATCGACGTTCCAATCCGAGATTCGGAGCGCAATCGCAGACAAATACGAGCAAGAGTGCGAGGATCGGATTCCATTCCCAGAGTCGGACTTATCTGATATCGCTAGTCAAGTGGATGCCGAAGGCGACCTGACCGAGCGAGGATATAGTCGGCTGCGTGATGCTGCAGCAGAGGAGTCGCCTATCGATCAATCGTGGTCGGTTGGCTGTCAAATCGACCGGCGGACGCGAGATGTGAAAAGTGAACCTACGGAGATTACTGTCAAAGTCTACAATACGAGCGATGGTGATGCACATGGGTGGTGTCCGTTCTTGTTCAACCAGCGGATTAAGGTCGAAGGCGAATTCCAACAGTACCAGTTTCGGTCGATCCCGAAGGACTACCGGTACGACCGAACGTTGTGGGGGAAAGGTCTCAATGCGACGGTCGACAACTCAGAGTTAGCGTCACTTGACGACTCCTCTTCGACAGGCACACTTGCGACCACTCAAATTGCGACGCATCAAACTTATCGATTTGAGCACCGCGAATATCCTGATGATGTTTCTGATCGAGCCGCTAGTAATGCAGACGCTGCTGTCCAGGGCCGGAAGCATACAGCGTTTAGCGAATTAAACTCTGAACACACCCTTGAACACCTGCGGGTAATCCGTAACGACATGCAAGCGTATGTAGACGACGCCAGGAGTAGCCGAGGTCGGCGCAGCCAACTTGTCGAGGGACTCAATGACGAAGAAATCAGCGAGTTAGATCGTGTTCTGCAGGCGTTTGATTCCGAAATCGAGAACTTTAGCCGCGGGATCGATATTCTCGAAAATCATCCAGAGACCGCACTGCGTGCGTTCCGATTGATGAATCGAACATTCCACGAAGACGAGGAGGAGTTCGACTCGTGGCACGCGTTCCAACTCGTTTTCATCGTATCGAATCTACCGGCCATCGTTGACCGTATGGACAGCGCAAATATTGATGGCGCTCGTCACAATGAGGCAGAAGTCCTCTGGTTCCCCACTGGTGGCGGCAAGACAGAAGCATACCTCGGGTTGATCCTATTCAATTTGTTTTTCGATCGACTACGGGGCAAGGAGCGAGGGGTTACTGCGTGGATTCGCTTCCCGCTGACTCTTCTGGGCGAACAACAAATGGGTCGATTCCTCGAGAAACTCATCGCAGCCAATAACCTCCACGCTAGTGAAGGCCTCAATGGTGAGCGATTCGAACTCGGATACTTTGTGGGAGGTGAGACAACACCGAACCAAATCGAGAAACCAAGCTCCGGACGGTCGAATGACTTTCATAAAACATTCGACGAGGATCATGGCCTCCTCAAAGAGAAGTGCAAACGTGTCGAAGAGTGCCCGAATTGTGGCTCTCCCGTAGAGATCGAGTTCAACCAACAGAATAATCGAGTCAAGCACTATTGTACGAACGACGCAACAGGTGAGGAGGGGTGTCGTGTGGACGAGCTGCCGTTGTACGTGACTGACTACGAGATCTATCGAAAAGTTCCCTCGGTGTTACTTGGAACGTTGGACAAGATCGCAATCACTGGTACGAATCCGAGATTCGCGAATCTACTCGGCAATCACACTACTAAATGTAAGAAACATGGGTTCGGGTATTCTGGGAAGTGCTCGGAAAAGAATACGGTAGGGTGTAGTGGCCCACTTGAGGAAGTTGGTCCGCAGTTTTCAGATCCGATTCCGACGTTGCACTTGGTTGATGAGGTCCACCTTCTCAATGAGGAACTCGGTGTGTTTGCTTCCCACTATGAGACGATGTATCTTGAGCTGTGTAAGAAGAGTGACGGTAAGACACCCAAGATCGTGACTTCAACGGCAACTATTTCTGACCAGGAGGGTGTGACTGACACACCTGCCTACGAGCGCCTCATGCAAGGGTTGTTTTTGAAGGATGCGAACCGCTTCCCAGAGGAAGGCCCGTCGCTGACTGAATCTTACTACGGCGAAATTCAGGAAGACGATCCAGATGAACGGCTCCGGACCTTCTATGGCATCACTCCGAATAACAAGACGCACATTTACGCCGTTTTGGACATTGTCAAGCAGTACCACGAAGCAATTCGTGACGCCCGACAGAACAATACAGATTTCCTGTCAACGACCGTTGGAGATAGGAAGATTACTGCCGAAGAGCGGGCGGAAATCCTGTACCTCTACGAACTCAGTATCATCTATTTCCTCCGGAAGACAGAAAAAGACCGGTTCAAGCGGAGTATCCGAAATCAGATCAGCCGCGAAATAAGGGATGATGGCTATGACGATAACGAATTGGAAATCTCTGAACTGACTGCTGACGTCGATACAACGGGGGTGCTTCAAGAACTCCAGGAGTCACGCAATATGGACTTCGAGGATCGGCATGATCTACTGGCAGCGACAAGCTACATCAGTCACGGGATCGACGTTGATCGATTCAATAGTATGTTCTTCTTCGGGTTCCCCCGGCGTACCTTCCAGTACATCCAGTCCAGCAGTCGCGTAGGGCGTGACTATCCTGGATTTGTGGTCGATATGTTCAGCCCAATCGATAATCGGGATCGACACCGGTACAAGTACTTTGAGAAAACACACGAATATTTAGATCGGAGTGTCGAGGAGACGTCTGTAGCTCGCTGGGCTCGATTTAGCTTAGATAAAACGTTCCCCGGCCTCTTCCAAGCAATCCTTCTCCAGTACTATCGTCCATTGATGCACAGAGAGTACGACGTGAACGTCCAGAGCTCAAAACAGCTGATAAATGTCATACATAACCCGGACCAATACCCGGAATTTGGGAAGAATTCCTTTGAGGAAGTATTGTCGCGGGCGTATGGGGTCGATGGCAAAGTGTCGGGAGATGAACAAGAGTACTTCAAACAGTCCGTAACCGATCGAGTGGAAGAGTACTGGCAGTATTGGCTTGATCATCTCCAGGAGGAGTTCTATACGACGTTCAAACATGACCCGATGCGGAGTCTTCGAGATATTGGTGAGGAGGTTGAGATACGGGTTGATACTGATGCTCGGAATTCCTTTGAAGCATTGACGGGGGGAGACGACTAA